Proteins found in one Bremerella volcania genomic segment:
- the rdgB gene encoding RdgB/HAM1 family non-canonical purine NTP pyrophosphatase, protein MPLHLSKCHELIVATSNPHKIRELTSLLQPLGLPIHPLPKDGNLQPVKEDGDTLRENARKKASGYARQLQRWVIADDTGLEVDALDGAPGVRSARYAGDDASMAMNLALLIEHMLDVPDDKRSARFLCHLCVAAPDGSVALEGAGECRGRIGRQPIGEFGFGYDSVFLLEGRDQTLAELDEAQTAEVGHRGHAARSLIAAWQAS, encoded by the coding sequence ATGCCCCTACATCTTAGCAAGTGCCACGAACTGATCGTCGCCACCTCGAACCCGCACAAGATTCGCGAGTTGACCAGCCTGCTTCAGCCCCTGGGGCTGCCGATCCATCCTCTTCCGAAGGACGGCAATCTTCAGCCGGTTAAAGAAGATGGCGACACGCTGCGGGAAAATGCCCGCAAGAAGGCGAGCGGTTATGCTCGTCAGCTTCAGCGGTGGGTGATTGCCGACGATACGGGCCTGGAAGTCGACGCGTTAGACGGAGCCCCTGGCGTGCGATCGGCCCGATATGCCGGCGACGACGCAAGCATGGCCATGAACCTGGCTCTGCTGATCGAACATATGCTCGACGTTCCCGACGATAAACGCTCGGCCCGCTTCCTATGCCATCTGTGCGTGGCGGCTCCCGACGGTAGCGTGGCATTGGAAGGGGCAGGGGAGTGCCGCGGCCGGATCGGCCGGCAACCAATTGGCGAGTTCGGCTTCGGCTACGACTCGGTTTTCCTGCTGGAAGGAAGGGACCAAACGCTGGCCGAACTCGATGAAGCACAAACCGCCGAGGTAGGTCACCGCGGCCACGCGGCGCGATCGCTCAT